The Sabethes cyaneus chromosome 3, idSabCyanKW18_F2, whole genome shotgun sequence DNA window TCTTACAAGCGTTCCTAAACATACCTTGATTGATGATGGGATGATTGGTTCGCAGCTCGCGTGCTTTGATCGGAAAATCTCTCAAAGATTTCCACCACGGCGTGCTCGATAAACATAAACACATCGTTAAATATACTGTGTGCATACCGAAGCAACACGTTAACCTTGCAGTGTAGCTCAGATGAAAACGCGGTAAAATTTTGCATACTCGTACCAAGttcaatttttttgattttcacctTCGATTAATGATGTGGGGGTAGTTTCAAGGTTGGTGGCTAAAATTTAATTCATGTCAAGTAATTAACATTGCTTCAATAAAATAGGCTGTTCGTAATTAAGTACTTTTATGAGGGTGAAAATCGCATTGCTATAGAATATAGTCTGTAAGGTGATCTCCACAAGAgcaaaagaattttttaatatatCGATCAACCGTCCGGGATAAAATACAAACGTAAACGTATCCAAATTGAAAAAACTCATCGTCATTAGTGGAGAAAAAACCAAAAGCAATTTATAAAACTTAAGTGCTGTTTCTAACTCTACATCTTTTCGGTATCCAGTGTCATTTAGCCGGTTCGCACTTCAGTTTTTTTCCTGTCGATTGTAAAAGTGATTGATGTCCTCCGCGCTGTCCAAACCGAAAAGAAATGCGTAGTTTCGAGCTGCTCGGATACGCTCGAATATTTGTTAATGATGATGATCATCTAAAtatttcacttgttttttttttatcttacAGCTAAATTTGCTGAAAATGATGCTCGAGAAAATTGACACATTTTACGATCTGGACCGGATTTATTCAACGATCGAGCGTATGCTCGTGTTGATCCGTCAGCTGTCTGGAGTATCGCGCTTGGGCGAAAGTGGACGTTCTTTATCCGTTGAACTACAGTTGTTGAATGCAATCGACGATAAGAAATTTCAGCTCCAGGAGCTACAAGATGCCGTGACTTATCTGTTTAGTCAATTTCGAAGGATTTACATGGTCAATAAAGATCTGTACACCCAATTGATCAAACGAGGTGGCCGTATTTTCGAATTGGAAAAGCAGTTTCGTGAGCAAAGTGACAGCAAATGCTTGTATTATATGGCTGACGCGATCAAATATGAGCCGTCCTTATTGGCCATGCAGAGAGTATTAGATAGAACGATTCGAGAGATCAGAATTTTTCGAAAACAAAGGAATAAGCATAAACTAGAGTTGTGCATTAGCcatataaaaaatgaaaatttggaCAAAGCATTCGACGAATTTTATTCATTCGAAAACAGTATTCAACAGCTGCCACAAATCATCGAGGAAGTGTTCGAAAATTCTATTGATAATTTGATCGAACTATTAGTATTTTTGAGAGGATACTACTATCTGAGAAAACCTAATTCGAATGAAACATTCGTTACAGCATGTGAACACATCGTTCAGTATTTGAAATGTACGGTAATGTTTTGTCGAGTAGAATCATTAATGATCTTCAGTTTGATCGATGATGTTTTGCGCGATGAAAATAGTTTCGAAGATTTCTATCTCGAAAGATTGGAGCTGCTGATGGTAGACTTAGCTGCAAATAAAGAAATCGCTATTCGACTCATTCAGTCTAATTTCGACGAAGCCAACCATTTTGCAAAACTGTTCACTTACATTTCGGAACGATTTCTTCTGGAATTGATACGCCAAGCATACAGAGAGTCGTGTGAAACTTTGAGCAATATGTTGAACTTCATTGCTCATCTTCCCTGCATAAACCAAAGTATTATATGCTATCAGGAACTGCACACTGAAATGCGTCTAGCAGGAGTTTCCAAGTCGTCCTGTATTTTCGTTCTTGCTTACCACATCAGAAAGACCATGCAAAATCCGAAATTCCATCAATCGTCACGGGCTGCGGAACTAGTGGATCTGAAAGCCATTTTACCTCCCAATGTAGTGGGTATCATCTGGAAACATGTCACAATTTCACGGTATGAATCCCGGATTCTTATTAAATTCAGCAGTGCTGGTAAGAGTATAGGCTTCTCTCGATATACGGCTGATAAAAATCGCTTCGAGCTTGAACCTGTGGAGGAAGGTAAAGCTTTCAGAATTAGAAACGTTGCTATAAATGCCTACCTGATGGAGAACGATGATGGAGATCCAACTGTTGTAGGATGTAAATTGGATTCATCCTGTACGGAAGGACATTGGCATTTAGTACCTTGTGATAACTGCAATTATTTTAGAATTGTCAATCGAGCAACCGGGAAATATTTGTATTCTAGTTTCTCCGAACAATCCGACTACGATTTTTATGGTTCCCCGGAGGTTGTACGATTGACAAACGACAGTGAATTGTTAAGTGAGTGTAATTCATACTGGAAAATTGACGAATTTCTGCGAGGATCCCGTGGAGATTCAGAGTGTATAATCCTATGAGAATAGCATAGTTGCCTGAACTGATAATTCTATTGAATGCCAAATGtacaaaaatatataacgtttTAATTATTTCGTCgttcgtctttttatcgtatcgTAGTCTCTGTTCCTATATGATTTGCCTGTCCCGGACTGTCTACTTTCGGTGCTCCTCTGTCTGCATACAAATGAGACGTTTAACCAAATTCTGTCTTTAGTCGTTTTTTCGCGTTCGAAATGCGTACTAGATCATTAGTTATATCATGTTTTATCAGCTAGATAACATCTGCATGTAGTGCATGATAAATGTTCGTTGGGACGATTGAGAGCAAGTGAATTGTATttgagggggtgagaaggaaagaagtgtaagtgacaaaattgaaaaaatcgcaCGCACAGATAATGATTCTTTATAATCACTCGAAGTGGAAGGAGTACAAGTACATCATATCTTGGAAGGAAATAGGTGTAGGTAAGTCCAGGAAGAGGGGGGAAATCGAAAGTCGGACTTACAGGAAGCCAATGACTACAAATCTCGACGATAGACAAAACAAGACTACCAAAACATGATGCTGGAAACTGTACATGACAATGCTGGCGAAGTTCGATGGCGTGATGACGGACGACTAAACCTATGTCAAAACAGATTTCAAATACGGCCGTGGTTTACGGCAACCGGAAGGAGAAATCGGTAGACAT harbors:
- the LOC128743339 gene encoding uncharacterized protein LOC128743339 gives rise to the protein MQVSKLCTAADGKIDTFYDLDRIYSTIERMLVLIRQLSGVSRLGESGRSLSVELQLLNAIDDKKFQLQELQDAVTYLFSQFRRIYMVNKDLYTQLIKRGGRIFELEKQFREQSDSKCLYYMADAIKYEPSLLAMQRVLDRTIREIRIFRKQRNKHKLELCISHIKNENLDKAFDEFYSFENSIQQLPQIIEEVFENSIDNLIELLVFLRGYYYLRKPNSNETFVTACEHIVQYLKCTVMFCRVESLMIFSLIDDVLRDENSFEDFYLERLELLMVDLAANKEIAIRLIQSNFDEANHFAKLFTYISERFLLELIRQAYRESCETLSNMLNFIAHLPCINQSIICYQELHTEMRLAGVSKSSCIFVLAYHIRKTMQNPKFHQSSRAAELVDLKAILPPNVVGIIWKHVTISRYESRILIKFSSAGKSIGFSRYTADKNRFELEPVEEGKAFRIRNVAINAYLMENDDGDPTVVGCKLDSSCTEGHWHLVPCDNCNYFRIVNRATGKYLYSSFSEQSDYDFYGSPEVVRLTNDSELLSECNSYWKIDEFLRGSRGDSECIIL